Sequence from the Dysidea avara chromosome 5, odDysAvar1.4, whole genome shotgun sequence genome:
ACGGACCGAGGATGCTCCTCTGTGGAACACCTGAAACTACTGGTAACAAGTCAGAGTAGACATTATTAATAGAGACTCTTTGATAACGGTTAGTCAGGTAGATCTTGAACCAGGACCATAATGGGCCTGTTATTCCAATTGACCATAGCTTTTGAAGTAAAATCACGTGTGATACTGTGTCAAAGGCCTTGCTGATGTCAAGGTAGATAACATCAGTTTGCAAAGAAGTGTTAGTGATGAAGTCAGTTAGAATTAACATCTGTTGAAGTGTGGAACAACCCTTTGTGAAGCTAAACTgagtattagagtatctcgatattttgtaaattcaagtggctgaaaagtGGTTCGGCCGGTCGGCTCCGGTCCTGGGccactgcatcatatgaaatcacagaataCCAACTACAGCTactagagtaaagtatcaattatcggacaatatgatgttcggacagctgccactcacttcctggaaatcctgcagcttaagttattgtaccaaaaggtaggctacaataagcaaaaattatcctccaacaatcagctttgtgtgattaaaagcttaagagttacagccaatagtatgcttagtccgataaaatctatgctcggataaaactatcagttgtcggactttgatttttattaccagtaaacaatgtccaatttatttcaaatttgtatgcaaatatacatgtactcattagctattaatggccaaaaaatggtttcgttatctttagcatagagggagtacgggcctcccaatttttagtgatattgtcggacgccctccgttttaatttagccatgcccaccaacaaaGTTTGGatgcttttgcaacaaatgcaccagagctaaaccacagaagaaggtaaataaatatctctcaagagtagaggtgtgctttaaagttgatactcaggatatttccattggaacgcagtatttttgactcctaaatgaaggagatgcgcgcaaggtggaaaaatgaagttatgcaaaaccaccttctgaccacctacatatgctagtcttggtgtcctatcacaaatactgtcacggaaattgaaaagcttttctttctctaccttgtatgggtgaaacaaaaaggacgaaaatgttgctttgtgcatccatagaaggtagaaaatggaacatcttttcatttctaggtggtattcgcgattgcggcaccaagactaacaaatgtggttggtaagaaagttgtgcctcgtaatttcatttttccacctagcgtgcatctccttcatttaggagccaaaaatactgcgttccaatagaaatatcctgaatatcaactttaaaacacacctctactcttgaaagatatttatttaccttcttctgtggtttagcactggtgcatttgttgcaaaagcatCCAAACTCTGTTAGTGGGCATGGCtgaattaaagcggagggcgtccgacaataccgctaaaaatcggaaggctcgtactccctctatgctaaagataacgaaaccattttttggccattaatagctaatgagtacaggtatatttgcatacaaatttgaaataaattggacattgtttactggtagtaaaaatcaaagtccgacaactgatagttttatccgagcatagattttatcggactaagcatactattggctgtaactcttaaacttttaatcatgcaaagctgattattggaggataattattgcttattgtagcctaccttttggtacaataaccaaagctgcaggattcccaggaagtgaatggcagctgtccgaacatcatattgtccgataattgatactttactctactaccaaacgttttgaaccatcttttatcatcattctaaacaaattTAAGTGGctagtgtggcatcagaagtactggaaagcactttggtaccattgagagaatcctttgaaatgacgcacgaaaattttgacgttcttcacccagatggtgagaagtctcagatcctttccagactaacagcatagacagactatgcatccaaccttatcacatcactatgagggagagttggcttttcttatcttggctggtagggaagtttgaatttgaaaattcgtgttttgttttctgctttttgagagaaagcaaccctgtgtcGGTAATTAAACCCAGTGAAtaatttgcttattactgtgcgtacttttgaactacattaactctagataatacctagctaagcagcaagttctatcctgttctttgtgtggagcacgaaattttaaaaataatttttgcatctcacgaattttttttttttttttttgaaaccatcagaataaggccacaccaagtcaaaccttagtttctggtcacccgcccgcatggaaaactggaaccccagtttatgaggactattattaatattacaggcgtttaagtgtacgtgaccaaggacagtgatttttaaacactgcaaaagatcgagatactctaatagagcagtcacactacccttaacttTAATACTagatactactataacgtttttgacttctccttgattagctatatagctattagtaatgcttctgttgccagtaagtaacttcagtacaatatgtatgtagcattgatcactacactgttaaaaatgaagtgctatggtagcacctctaggtgctattttttgaccggagcagtcaaaatttagcacttttggtgctaccatagcatttttaggtgctatcatagcacttcatttttaacagtgtagcctaatgatcagatatactatagcttaaactttcctaacaattcagatgtggtcctctaatgattaatctagtaactcttctagtggatctaaacttggacttccttatcactgatcactgatatactgactagaaatctggtaacatttggtgagctcaaacttcaacttttccatgattaaataattgcaagtatgatcctaaattaacaagtgcatggcatcccttagttaaaacattaacttagctttcccacatgatcactgaaaaacactagcctggagcactcaacaactcaactcaaaactttgacagctactttactgaaggtttactgtatagaaggctggaaacacatgcatatatagttgactaagacttcacatttgaaagagtttctggTGTGTTAATATATTagttagctaataaataataatttcctgacatagctaatgaaacatttcatttgtaaagcaaaagtagctacatgagcagacctttccttagtgttagctacacattgttgtgctcagcagtgtagctagccatcaacaatcttcctggtgcactttgcagaagcataattaactatacttatgctataagaatgttggttaagcttggttgtaaactcaatatgaaatgggtaaattgagcaaaattaataacattacagtattactggtgtatatgtaagagtctatgatagtcctgaagtcctgatcatccgcccgcccgcatccttttgttggctagggagtgaccagaaactaaggtatgacttggagtggcctaatgatgaaatgacaaaattacatacagagcctcggacacatgcgactacaaagataagatccgcgtaggcatggcaaggatacatacaaaaataattaactacaaaacttaacttaaagtgtccaggttggattactacgtgcataaaagattctctgagaggaagttatagccacagcagctgctctatcaagCAATGCTTTCGTCTTGGAAAAACTCAGATTTGAAACTCTTTTCATAGATGTTACTGTCTCTGTAAGGTAATGGCCAAGGCAACCAATTTCAACTGTGTGGTAATGACTAACAAAACCCAAGCGGTCAAGCTCAGCAATAATTTGCAGATATTCTGGCTTCTCCTGCTTACGTTCTCGTGCAGCAGAAAGGTCAGCACGAGAATTAAATGGGCAGGTAAGTTCCAGAAGTACAACAGATTTCATttctgcattatatataacaatgtcaggTCGGTGAGAACACACTAGTACAGCAGGGGGAATGGTGGCAGGAGGAGAGTCAGACGCACGTTTGCCATCCAAATCAGCAAatatttctacattatccaaacaAGCTTGCAACTCAGACATCAAACATAATAAAACAGCATCATGACGAAAAGTAAACCTGCCTTGCTGCAAAGCCACAGGACACCCATTTAGCACATGGTGACAAGTTGGACGAGGTGACAAACAAAGTGAACAAGTTGCACCAGTTTGTATATGCCAGCGACGTAAATTTAACGGAGTTGGTAATGTATCTGATGAAGCTCGCAGCACAAACGAAAGCTGGCCTGGATGAAAACCCAACAGGAGTCGATTCCACAGCTTAGAGTCAGCTTCCAGAACAGCACTTGATTCAAATTTACATTGAACAGAGAGAGTGTCCAGCTTCTCTTTGCATAGTGTCAATTCTCTAGAAATGGCAAAGTGTTTGCTAGCTGTGTAGAGCTTGCGAGCCGTAGGAATAGAGTCCAGTTGAGCTCTGGCTTCATTGAGTAACTCCTGATGAGAACTGTTAATCTGGAGGAAATTGGAGGAAAGATCCACTTGTAAGGCCAACTCCTTAATCATCGGATCTGATGAGGAGGAGATGTTGGCAAGTAAACTAAGTTTACACTGCTTTGAAATTGAACGCACACTAGGACAGCAAACACCTGGATAGTTCAAGATCACACGAGTAGCACTGCGAGGTAAACAGAGCCAACGTTTCAGGTATTTAGTagctagattttccattttatTGATAGTGGATGGTCCAACACTATCAACAGTGAGATGGAATCTGATGATTGAGAGAACATAATTCCTATAAATCCATACTTGGTACTCAGGTCTTAATGGCAAACTATCAACTTTCTGTATAAGGTCAGAAAACCTAGCAAACATAGCTTTGCCAGAAGCACTTTTGGTAGCATGAGCAGAAACTCCAATCAACTTCCCCAAAAATTTGGTCGGGCCATCTAAGATAGTTTTGGTAGTACCACCAGATAGAGTTATTCCACAAGAACAAAATTTTGTGCCATCAAACAATAAGGAAACACATTTAGATGGCTTCAGTTTTAAGCCAACATCACCAGCTTTCGAGTCTATTTCAGTTAGCACTTTAGTGTGAACTTCTTTAGATGTAGAGATTAAAGTTGCATCATCGGCATATGCCTTGGTAGAATGTTCTGAAGATGTAGCGGTCTTAAGCTCTGATTTACTAAAAtcgattatgattatgattatgattatatactgggtcgagacagcacagctgataattgacccaggtaattacagacaaaaaaaacatttaacatatacatatacatgcatacataaaattatttattgtgtgatgacaaggtggttggtaaaaatttctgtggattgctcttcaataaagttgttaggtaaagtgttccattctcttaaagtattCGGAAAGAAGCTTTTCTGatatgatacagtggaactgactgggattataaatcgatgttgatggagctgtctagttggatactgagttggtaagaaataagatggtagctgtatggaaggagtaagctgatgaacgattttgtgaaattggcttaacctattaatgtgtcttctctcttgtagggttggccattcaaggaagttcaacatatctgacacactactgtaccaactaaaatcagaaaggacccatcttgcagcacgtcgttggattttttctatgtcatatattaagtattcatgataagggtcccagacacaagcTGCATACTCTAACAATGGTCTTATGATGGTAATGTAGGCATTTTGCTTGACATTACTATTACATTTACTTAAGTTGTGCCGAAGAAAATTTAAGGATCTGTTTGCTTTAATGCACATAGCTTGAATATGATGCGACCATTGCAtgctttcatgaaaaataagtcCCAGGTATTGATGTTGTTCTGTTAATTGAAGAGTTTCGTCATTTAAATTATAGTCATAATTAATGGGAGatgttgatcttgtacaccttaatactacacatttgtcaatgttcaatTGCATCTGCCACTTTTTAGTCCAGTTAAGAATGATACTGAGGTCTCTTTGAAGGCACAGTGAATCTTCTAAGGAATCAATTATCCTATACATAAcgcaatcatcagcaaatagccgAACAGTTGAAGaaatattttcatcaatgtcattaatgtacaacaaaaacatgagaggtcccaatacggttccttgtggaactccaGACTTTACGGGTAGTTTACTTGACACATGATTTTCTAGAGTTACTTGTTGGTTTCTTTTAGTCAGCCATTGCTCTATCCATTTAACAAGGTTACCAGTAATTCCATAGTGCTTTAGTTTGTTTAATAGCCGTCTATGTGGCACTTTATCAAAGGCTTTGCAAAAATCTAAAAAGATCAGATCTACTTGCTTCTTTTCGTCCATAGCTTTAAGAATATCACGGGTTAGTAGCAGTAGCTGGCTTTGACAGGAATGAGAAGGCCTGAAACCGTGTTGATGCTTATTATGTTATTGTTGTTGAGATGTTCCATTATGAAATGAAATACAATATGCTCCATTACTTTACAACATGTAGATGTAAGAGAAATAGGCCTATAGTTGGATGCCAGGTTTCTGTTACCCTTCTTGTGGATCGGTACAATGTTAGCAGATAGCCAGTCTGTAGGAAGTGTCTGATTTTTAAGGCTTTGAGTGAAAATTACCTGTAGTACTGGAGCAATGATTGAGCTACAGAGTTTTAGTACAAAGTTAGGGATACAGTCAGGTCCAGGAGATTTATTAGTAGACAGATTGTTTAAAACGTTTTCAATTCCTTCAGTAGAAAAACTAAGACTTTCAATTAGTGGAAAAGTGGTTTCTAAGTTTGAGAATGAAGTATTTTCATCTGTAAAGAAAGTAAAAAATTGGTTGTTCAATGTTTCAGCTTTCTCTTGTGGAGAGGTAATGCATTGCCCATCAACTTctaacaagagtacataatatatatatttaggagagtatccaacgctgtattgccccttcaaaacgcactgcgtaataatgttatgcaatagtcatcatcaccaaaggtgctaacttgcttcaagagctacaagggccttgaagtgcttgcaggtcttccctttggtatatcaacgcctatcaacaagtctttcatggcgaagccatgtgttggagtttactgaaattatactaaaatattcagatatgttacacaatgttgcacaattattatgcagtgtgttttgaaggggtaatacaggcgttggatactctcctaaatatatatattataaactcATGCTTCTAAGGATGTTATGCTGGAGAAGTCTTTCCGCTGATGTTTAATCAGTTACCAAAATCTTTTACGATTATTAGTATGAGAATCATCAAATAgatgtgtacaataattatgataGGCATCTTTCATTAAGTTATTAACCTCGTTTCTCACATGCCTATATGCAGACCAATCTGATCCTACTTGTGTGTGTTTAGCATGAACATATAATTTGTTTCGGAGTCTCATTCTTTGCTTGATAAACTGATTTAGCCAAGGAACATCTTTATGAGGCTTAATTACTTTAGTGGGTACAAATTTCTCGATGATATCAATAATATTAGTTTTAAAGAGATGCCAATTATCTTGGATAGTTCGACGGTATGGATCGTGTTCAAAGAATTTTTCACAAAATTCATGCATTTCTGATATAATTCCATCTTTGTCAACTTTGTGAAATTGGaatatttttcttctttgtaTTTTGTGCTTTTCTAAACTAGTGAGCACTTCAAAGCTCACAGCATCATGATCTGACATACCTGGAATTGtatctattttatttattataataGGTTGGGATACAAACACAAGATCTAATGtgtgattttctctagtacatTCGTAGACTTGCTGTTCAAGTCCAAATTCATTTACTATATCTAGAAACATACTATTTACTTCTCTACCATACACTGGGTTTGCTCCAATTTGTCCAATGCCGTCTTTCCATATTATACTTGGTAGGTTGAAATCTCCAGCTAGGATTAGATTGTTAACGTTGGTTACCATACTTAGGGCTGTTTTGAGATCTTCCATAGGATTAACATTATTGTCAGGTGGTCTATAAAATGAGCAGATACTTATGGGTTCTCCATGTACTGGGGAAACTTTTGCCCAGATCATTTCTGCATTAGTAGTCATTGACACATTAAGGAAAGGAATACTTTGAGATATTGCCAGAAACACTCCTCCACCTCCACAACATCAATCCTTTCTAATGATGGAATAACTTTGTGGGAACACTTCACTACTCGTATATGTTTCATCTAAGTGAGTTTCACAACCTATAATAATGTCAGGCTTATGTTCATCAACCATGGCCTTCAATACAGCTCTCTTTCCTAAACTTCTTAAGCTACAACAATTTAAGCTGATTACTTTTAGAGAAGTTAAACAGGATGGGTCATCTGAGGgagtacagtgattttcataaTCAAAGGAAAGGGGTTTCGGATTATTTTCCTGATTAGATATGTGCTCAACATTGTTATCAAAGTCAAGGGTATGGGGGATCCGTGCAGGGAGGGGAGCTAAAACTGCCCCTTCCGCTGCACAATCTTGCCGTTTTTTATCTGGTATCGGTTTCCGTCTTCATTTAGTTCTTTCACGTCAAGCCGCAACTTCTTGTTCAGTTCCTGTTCCCTAGGTGTCATATCAGGTGAAATAAATATGTTCTTGGTTTCTTGTTCTCTACGCAACTTGAATGTGTTCCTTAGTACATTAGCCTTCTCAGATTCAGTGGAGACAGTGATTCTTAGTAACCTTGGTCTATCTCCACGTTTCCCAAGCTTGATTGCATTAGTTATAGAGGGAGTCACTTCCACATGTTTTTGAAGTAAGTCATTGATTTGTTTGATGTCTTCCTTCTTACGTGTGGCACCATCTTCAGAAGATGGCTCCTTCAAGTTGTGCACAATAAGGTTTAGTCGTCTTTTAGACTTCTCTTTTTCCTCATTAAGGTATGATGAAACAGTTGTTGTGATGTGATCATTTGGTGGTGAGGTCACAGAGCTTGGAGGAGCAGGAATTGGTTGAGAACTTATGCTACTAGCTGTAGCAGAAGCATAGCTTATATTTGCATTGGTTGAATTTTTAGTCTCGAGAGTTTTAACTCGTTGTTCTAGGGAGGAAATGATAGATTTCATGTTGTCTACTACTGATTCATAACTGGCTAGTTGACAGTGAGGACAATGATATGATTTCTCTGACTTAGCAAGGGATTGAAACAGAGACTTAGACAGACCTGCACATTGGCGATGCAGCCAAGAATTACAAGTACCCTCACAAAAGATAGCATCATGACCATCCACTTCTTTGGTATTCTCAATAATGATATCAGTACAAATTGGACAAATATACTCCTCACCTTGTTTCCTTTTCTTAGTAACGTCTTTACTTTGACTATTACCTTTATCTGGTGACTCGGTTGGCTGTCTCCCTCGTTTTACAGCTCCATTATCCATGCTTAGCGGCCGCAATTCTGATTAATGCCCACTATGACTAAAGACAGAGACAAATGCACGTACTGCTATAACAAATAACTGGCCTTTGGTGGTACCGTTAAAAacgccacggtacaacagcgatagctctgtgaagacaacaatcgtgcctctggtttcatggtggatctggcaatgggatactacaatgaacatcccacaatggtagggggattgatttgtgaaagttgattttttggattgcggaccctagcaaAGAGCAAGAATTTCTCAAACGATTTTAACCGATCGATTTTAGTCGCGATTTTACTAAGCGCACAACTTAATAGTTTTTTCTGACAAAAGTTGAGGCGTTTGTTATGCTGCACGGGAACATTAAAAATGGCGACGTTGGCAGGTGCTGGCAGAAAGTTGGAGAGAATCGAAGCGTTCTTCTGTGACATAGAGAAAGAGAAGACTCCGTAAGCAAGTGGTGAAATAAAAAAATGCCAGTGAAGCGGCCGTCTCGACTCGAGGGGTTCTGGACTCAAGTCACTACTCGCACATCACCCGCCTACCTTAACAGCTATAATTCTATATGCGTATGTGAAAAGGAATGGTATTGCCACTGCTTCTAATGTGAGGAAACAAGCAAGCTCTTCTTACTACAACTCGGTGTAGGAAAACAAGGTAGGCATCATTTAGAGTCGCCTAGTCCagtacacaaatatttattatatccAGGTTATCAAAATCGCACTCATCAATAGAGTAGTATGTCTGGAGATAAATATAGTGTTACTCGTCAGTAGAATGTATCACCAGATGTATTAAGAGAATGGTAGCTTTGCCAAGATGGTGAACATCATTAAGACTATAGCACCTGTTGAAAAAGTCACTCGGACCTCAGGATGCCAACCTACAACTGAGTTTTGAGCTGTTACTGAATGTCGTTGATGTGTCACCTGGTCTGTAGGTGAGGTTCTCTTTTGTGATTACAAGTCTTGTTTGTAATTatgtgtttgtttatttgtttgtagtacaGTATGTGTTTATTCTGTTGTATATCATTAAACAAGGTCACAAACAGACATCCTGTTCAAAATATTTGTAACCTTATGTCCTACATTGCTCATATCTTGCCTACAGTAATTGTGCTAAGTAGTACCTTgagtagtatgtatgcattccCAGGTGCATTTGGATTGAACATAATACCACACAGTACTTTACCATTATTTGTAACTTGATTTTAGAAAGCGATCCAAATTATACACCAGGGGAAATTTAACGACCACCTCTAGtgggtagctacactatcaAACTATCCGGCAATCCTGATGCTCAAAACTGGTTTCTTGAGGTTATGTTTTCTGGGTGCCCTGTCAGGCTCTAGTCACCTTTTCTGGCTTTGACATGAGGACCTCGCTTCATGAGAATCAGTGGTGGATGGCCTTCAACGGTCAGCCAAAGATTTTGGTATTGATTCTGCTGTATTTCAGCCACTTAAGGAGCTAGTTTTCAAGAATAGCTGCCAACCTGCTACTAATacgcctaatgtattttgtggagtGGACTCACACTAAGCtagaaacagcttcttaacaattatcCAGGCATTTTCTAGTTCTTGTACCACTGTAGACACTAATGTCAAGCTAAAAATActgaagctgctcttcctacaaCGTCACAAATATCGCGTAtgtactaatttattagaatatttacaagaCATTATAATAGTGCATAAATAGTAGTTTATAGGCTACACATAGCCTTTTCTACACGGTCTATATAGTGACAACATATTTGTAGATCGGTGTAAACTAGCTGAGCAGGCAGCATTAAGCGGATAGCGCAATACTAACTACA
This genomic interval carries:
- the LOC136255235 gene encoding uncharacterized protein, with the protein product MDNGAVKRGRQPTESPDKGNSQSKDVTKKRKQGEEYICPICTDIIIENTKEVDGHDAIFCEGTCNSWLHRQCAEQRVKTLETKNSTNANISYASATASSISSQPIPAPPSSVTSPPNDHITTTVSSYLNEEKEKSKRRLNLIVHNLKEPSSEDGATRKKEDIKQINDLLQKHVEVTPSITNAIKLGKRGDRPRLLRITVSTESEKANVLRNTFKLRREQETKNIFISPDMTPREQELNKKLRLDVKELNEDGNRYQIKNGKIVQRKGQF
- the LOC136255234 gene encoding uncharacterized protein, translated to MTTNAEMIWAKVSPVHGEPISICSFYRPPDNNVNPMEDLKTALSMVTNVNNLILAGDFNLPSIIWKDGIGQIGANPVKSELKTATSSEHSTKAYADDATLISTSKEVHTKVLTEIDSKAGDVGLKLKPSKCVSLLFDGTKFCSCGITLSGGTTKTILDGPTKFLGKLIGVSAHATKSASGKAMFARFSDLIQKVDSLPLRPEYQVWIYRNYVLSIIRFHLTVDSVGPSTINKMENLATKYLKRWLCLPRSATRVILNYPGVCCPSVRSISKQCKLSLLANISSSSDPMIKELALQVDLSSNFLQINSSHQELLNEARAQLDSIPTARKLYTASKHFAISRELTLCKEKLDTLSVQCKFESSAVLEADSKLWNRLLLGFHPGQLSFVLRASSDTLPTPLNLRRWHIQTGATCSLCLSPRPTCHHVLNGCPVALQQGRFTFRHDAVLLCLMSELQACLDNVEIFADLDGKRASDSPPATIPPAVLVCSHRPDIVIYNAEMKSVVLLELTCPFNSRADLSAARERKQEKPEYLQIIAELDRLGFRQ